GGCGTCGCGAGACTATCCGGGCGCGATCAAAGTGCTCGGCAGGTCCATGCCGATGACCGCCTGAGTCCTCCGGAGAGAACGCGCGCCGTAGCAAGCCCGGTGCTCGCGGAACGGACTTGCCTGCGCGCGGCACGACACGGGGCCGCCCCACGCAAGAGGCTGAGCGTCGGCCCGAGGTCTTGCGGAGCGGCGCACAGAAACTTGAGGCCCGGCCGGCACGCCGCACGGAACCGGAGCCTTCCGCCCTCGTTCCGACCCGACACGGGCGAAGCACCCTTGCGGCGTGCGCCCCGGATCGGAGGGACATCATGAACAGAGATCATCTCGAGGGCGGGCTTCGCCACCTCCGGGGACGTGCCAAGACGGCGGCGGGTGCCGTCCGCGGCCGCCCCGGGGATCAGTTCGACGGCGCCTACGATCAGGCCGCCGGTGCAGCGCAATACGCCTACGGCGAGGCCCGCGACACGGTCCGCGATCTGCGCCAGGGCGGCGAGCACCTCGTCGAGGAGGGGCGCGCCCGGTTCCGCGATGCCAGCGAGCGCGGCCATGCCCTGGCCGACGAGGCGATCGAGCGCGGCCAGCATTACCGTGACCGGGCGATCCATCATGGGCGCCATCTCGCGGCGCGCGCCGACGAGAACCGCGGGACGACGCTCGCCCTCGTGGCCGCCGTCGCCTTCGGCCTGGGCTGGCTGGCCCGGCCGACACGCTGAGCGCCCGGCGGCGCAGTTCCGCGAGAGGGCGGCCGGTGACCCCGGCCGCTCCGCTGATCGGAACGCATAAAGACATCTTTATGTCTTGATTGCTTCGGGGCCGGCGAAGTGGTAGAGGCTCGCGCCGAACCGCAACGCCAACACGGAGCCGCCGACACATGGCCAAGGATTACATCGTCAAGGACATCGGGCTGGCCGATTACGGCCGCAAGGAGATCTCGATCGCCGAGACGGAGATGCCGGGCCTGATGGCGGTCCGCGAGGAGTACGGCGCGGCGCAGCCCCTTAAGGGCGCCAAGATCGCCGGCTCGCTCCACATGACGATCCAGACCGCCGTGCTGATCGAGACCCTGAAGGCACTCGGCGCCGACATCCGCTGGGTCTCGTGCAACATCTACTCGACCCAGGACCATGCCGCCGCCGCCATCGCGGCCGCCGGCATTCCGGTCTTCGCCGTGAAGGGCGAGACCCTAGAAGATTACTGGGACTACACCTCGCGCCTGTTCGATTGGCATGACGGTGGCATGCCGAACATGATCCTCGACGACGGCGGCGACGCCACCATGTTCGTCCATCTCGGCCTGCGCGCCGAGAACGGCGACACGGCCTTCCTCGACAAGCCGGAGAGCGAGGAGGAGGAGATCTTCTTCGCACTCCTCAAGAAGAAGCTCGCCGAGAAGCCGAAGGGCTGGTTCGCCGGCCTCGCCGACAGCATCAAGGGCGTCTCCGAGGAGACCACCACGGGCGTCCACCGCCTCTACGTGCTGGCCAAGGAGGGCAAGCTGCTCTTCCCGGCGATCAACGTGAACGATTCGGTCACCAAGTCGAAGTTCGACAACCTCTACGGCTGCAAGGAGTCGCTGGTCGACGGCATCCGCCGCGGCACCGACGTGATGATGGCCGGCAAGGTCGCCATGGTCGCGGGCTTCGGCGACGTGGGCAAGGGCTCGGCCGCGTCCCTGCGCAACGCCGGTTGCCGCGTGCTCGTGTCGGAGATCGACCCGATCTGCGCGCTCCAGGCCGCCATGGAGGGCTACGAGGTCGTGACGATGGAGGACGCGGCCCCGCGCGCCGACATCTTCGTCACCGCCACGGGCAACAAGGACATCATCACCCTCGACCATATGCGGGCGATGAAGGACCGGGCGATCGTCTGCAACATCGGGCACTTCGACAACGAGATTCAGGTTGCCGGCCTGAAGAACCTCAAGTGGTCGAACATCAAGCCCCAGGTGGACGAGATCACCTTCGCGGACGGCCATCGCATCATCCTCCTGTCGGAGGGGCGCCTCGTGAACCTCGGCAACGCGACGGGTCACCCGTCCTTCGTGATGTCGGCCTCGTTCACCAACCAGACGCTGGCCCAGATCGAGCTCTGGACCAATCCGGGCAAGTACCAGAAGCAGGTCTACACCCTGCCGAAGGCGCTCGACGAGAAGGTCGCGGCCCTGCATTTGGAGAAGATCGGCGTGAAGCTGTCGAAGCTGCGCCCGGATCAGGCCGCCTATATTGGCGTCGGCGAGAACGGCCCGTTCAAGCCCGAGCACTACCGCTACTGAGGCGGCCCCGGGAGGGCGTGTCGGCGCCCTCCGAAGGCCTACAACCCAGACGTGATCCGAGGCCCGGCGCGCTGCGCCGGGCCTCTCTCGTTGTCAAGCCGCCGACGCGCGATCGAACTGTGTCTTCTGTGTGTCGTTAACGGGTGATTATGCGCCGCGGGCGCAAAGCCACGCTTCGTTCCCCTTCCGGCGCGAATCCGCCACACGTTAGAGTGCAGGCGAATCTTTGATCGAGGGGACCGCGGCGGTTGGGAGCGACCTCCGCGTGGACGATGCGCCGTGCGCCGCGTGATGACGCGCGCCGCTCGCGTCGCCGTCGATGTCCGGGGGGCGGGGCAAACCATGGGTGTCGGTCGTGCGACGCACGTTCGTATCGGCGTTGGTGTGATCGCCCTCACCCTGGCGAGTGCGGCCCTGGCCGAGCTGCCCCAGGGCGCGGCCGCCTATCCGGGCCGGGAGATCCACAGTGTGGCGGCGCTGGCCGTGTTCGGCGGCCTCGTCGTCTTCGCGGTGATCCTGTCGCTCCTCCACCTCTACGAGCGCGGGCGCTGGACACGCCGCGAGCGCGAGCTGGCCGCGGCCCTCGACGTCCTGCGCGGCGCCCATGACCGCGCCGAGATGCTGCTCAATGCCGAGCGGCAGATCATCGTGACCTGGGACCAGCGCAGCGAGCCGGTCGTGGAAGGCGACATCAGCCTCGCGATCCACGGCGAGCGGCCCACCTCGGGCTACGCGCGCCGCGTCCTCGCCTTCGGCACGTGGTTGCTCGCGGCCGACGCCACCGCGGTCGAGGCCGCCGTCGACACCCTGCGGACGCGCGGCACCAGCTTCGCCTTGAGCCTCACGACCCAGACCGGCCGGAGCATCGAGGCGCAGGGACAGGCCGTGGCCGGCCGCGCGCTGCTGCGGATGCGCGAGACCAGCCAGGAACGCTGCGAGATCGCCGACCTGCGCGCGACCCTGGACGAGACCCGCCGCGGTCTCTCGGCCCTCTCGAGCCTGCTCGACGCGATCCCGCAGCCTGTCTGGCGACGCACCCGCGAGGGCGGCCTGAGCTGGGTCAACGCCGCCTACGTGGCCGCCGTGGAGGCGGGAAGCCGCGAGGCCGCCCTCGATGCCGGGCTGGAGCTGTTCGATCGCCCGGCGCGGGAATCCATCGCCCGCGAGGAGGCGGCCCGCTCGGCCGGACTGACCCGCAGCGTCCCGCGCCTCTCCGCCATCGTGGCCGGCAGCCGGCGCATGCTCGACGTGTTCGAGACGAGCCTCGACAGCGGCCGGGTCGGCATCGCGATCGACGTCTCCGAACTGGAGAGCGTCCGCGCCGACCTGCAGCGTCAGATGAACGCGAACGTCCGCACCCTGGACCAGCTGCCCACCGCGGTGGCGATGTTCGACGTCTCGCAGCGGCTGATCTTCCACAACGCCGCCTACCGCCAGCTCTGGGACCTCGATCAGGCGTTCCTCGACAGCCGCCCCTCCGACGGCGAGATCCTCGACCACCTTCGGGCGGAGCGGAAGCTCGAGGAGCAGGCGGATTTCCGCGGCTGGAAGCAGAGCGTGCTGGCCGCCTACCGCGCCGCCGAGGCGAACCAGAGCTGGTGGTACCTGCCCGACGGACGGACGCTGCGCGTGGTCGCGGATCCGAACCCGCAGGGCGGCTTGACCTACCTGTTCGACGACGTCTCGGACCACCTGAACGCCGAATCGCGCTACAACGCCCTGCGCCGCCTTCAGGCCGAGACCCTCGACACCCTGGCCGAACCGGTCGCGGTCTTCGGGGCCGACGGACGCCTGACCCTCGCCAACCGCGCCTTCTGCACCGTATGGCGGCTCGACGCGGCCCTGGTGGACGAACGGCCCCACGTCGATGCCGTGATCGCGGCCTGCCGGGAACTCGCGCCGGCCGACGAACCCTGGATCGACATCCGCGACGCGGTCGTCGGCCTGGAATCCCGCACCGCCCGGTCCTGCCGGCTGGAAGTGGTGGACGGCACCGTGCTCGACTGCGCCGCGCAGCCGCTGCCCGAGGGCGCGACGCTCCTCACCCTGATCGACATCACCGCCAGCGTAAACGTCGAGCGGGCCCTCACCGAGAAGAACGACGCGCTGGAGAAGGCGGCCCAGCTGCGCGACACCTTCGTCCACCACGTCTCCTATGAGCTGCGCTCGCCGCTCACGAACATCATCGGGTTCACGCAGCTCCTGGGCGACGAGACGGTCGGTGCCCTCAACGAGCGGCAGCGCGAATACTCCGACCACATCATGCGCTCGTCGGCGGCGCTCCTCGTCATCATCAACGACATCCTGGATCTCGCCTCGATCGACGCCGGCTCGCTGGAGCTGCAGCGCGAGGACGTCGACGTCCAGGCCACCATCGAGGCGGCCGTGCGCGGCATCGAGGACCGGCTGGCCGAGTCGAACATCACCCTGGCCCTCGACGTCCCCGAGGATATCGGCAGCGTCCACGCCGACGGAAAACGCGTCCGCCAGATCCTGTTCAACCTGCTCTCGAACGCCGTGGGCTTCTCGGAGGCCGGGCAGCGCGTGGAAGTCCAGGCCCGCCGGACCGCACAGGAGCTTCTCCTGAGCGTGCGCGACCATGGCCGCGGCATGCCGCCGGAGATCGCCGACTCGGTCTTCAACCGCTTCGAGAGCCACACCCTCGGCACGCGCCATCGCGGCGTCGGCCTCGGCCTGTCGATCGTGCGCTCCTTCGTGGAACTGCACGGCGGCCGGATCCTGCTGGAGACGGCGCCGGGCGACGGCACCTGCGTGACCTGCACCTTCCCGATCGACCCGAACAGGCAGCCCGTCCTGCCGCCGCGACCGGAAGCCCGGCCGCCGGGCGAGCTCGTCCCGCTCCCGCGCCGGAATCAGGAGCGTTACGAGTCTGAGCGGGATCAAGGCTCGCCGGTGCCGCGCCAGCGCACTTGATTCTTGAGCCGCTGCCGCGCAGCAGGGGTCCATGTCCGCGCATGATCGTTCCGGCTGGGCCGTCTTCGGCATCGGCGACTTCCGCCTGTTCGGCGCAGCCCGCTTCCTGACGGGCCTCGCCTACCAGATGCAGGCCGTGGCGATCGGCTGGTTCGTCTACGATCTGACCCATTCCGCCCTGGCGCTGGGCCTCGTGGGTCTTGCGGGCTTCCTGCCGGCGATCCTC
The sequence above is drawn from the Methylobacterium mesophilicum SR1.6/6 genome and encodes:
- the ahcY gene encoding adenosylhomocysteinase; translation: MAKDYIVKDIGLADYGRKEISIAETEMPGLMAVREEYGAAQPLKGAKIAGSLHMTIQTAVLIETLKALGADIRWVSCNIYSTQDHAAAAIAAAGIPVFAVKGETLEDYWDYTSRLFDWHDGGMPNMILDDGGDATMFVHLGLRAENGDTAFLDKPESEEEEIFFALLKKKLAEKPKGWFAGLADSIKGVSEETTTGVHRLYVLAKEGKLLFPAINVNDSVTKSKFDNLYGCKESLVDGIRRGTDVMMAGKVAMVAGFGDVGKGSAASLRNAGCRVLVSEIDPICALQAAMEGYEVVTMEDAAPRADIFVTATGNKDIITLDHMRAMKDRAIVCNIGHFDNEIQVAGLKNLKWSNIKPQVDEITFADGHRIILLSEGRLVNLGNATGHPSFVMSASFTNQTLAQIELWTNPGKYQKQVYTLPKALDEKVAALHLEKIGVKLSKLRPDQAAYIGVGENGPFKPEHYRY
- a CDS encoding sensor histidine kinase, translating into MGVGRATHVRIGVGVIALTLASAALAELPQGAAAYPGREIHSVAALAVFGGLVVFAVILSLLHLYERGRWTRRERELAAALDVLRGAHDRAEMLLNAERQIIVTWDQRSEPVVEGDISLAIHGERPTSGYARRVLAFGTWLLAADATAVEAAVDTLRTRGTSFALSLTTQTGRSIEAQGQAVAGRALLRMRETSQERCEIADLRATLDETRRGLSALSSLLDAIPQPVWRRTREGGLSWVNAAYVAAVEAGSREAALDAGLELFDRPARESIAREEAARSAGLTRSVPRLSAIVAGSRRMLDVFETSLDSGRVGIAIDVSELESVRADLQRQMNANVRTLDQLPTAVAMFDVSQRLIFHNAAYRQLWDLDQAFLDSRPSDGEILDHLRAERKLEEQADFRGWKQSVLAAYRAAEANQSWWYLPDGRTLRVVADPNPQGGLTYLFDDVSDHLNAESRYNALRRLQAETLDTLAEPVAVFGADGRLTLANRAFCTVWRLDAALVDERPHVDAVIAACRELAPADEPWIDIRDAVVGLESRTARSCRLEVVDGTVLDCAAQPLPEGATLLTLIDITASVNVERALTEKNDALEKAAQLRDTFVHHVSYELRSPLTNIIGFTQLLGDETVGALNERQREYSDHIMRSSAALLVIINDILDLASIDAGSLELQREDVDVQATIEAAVRGIEDRLAESNITLALDVPEDIGSVHADGKRVRQILFNLLSNAVGFSEAGQRVEVQARRTAQELLLSVRDHGRGMPPEIADSVFNRFESHTLGTRHRGVGLGLSIVRSFVELHGGRILLETAPGDGTCVTCTFPIDPNRQPVLPPRPEARPPGELVPLPRRNQERYESERDQGSPVPRQRT